In Cucurbita pepo subsp. pepo cultivar mu-cu-16 chromosome LG04, ASM280686v2, whole genome shotgun sequence, the following are encoded in one genomic region:
- the LOC111792594 gene encoding LIM domain-containing protein WLIM1-like gives MASFSGTTQKCMACDKTVYLVDKLTADNRVFHKACFRCYHCKGTLKLSNYCSFEGVLYCRPHYDQLFKRTGSLDKSFEGTPKIVKVEKPTDNEKASAKSNLFAGTRDKCAGCTKTVYPLEKVTVNGTAYHKSCFKCSHGGCTISPSNYIAHEGKLYCKHHHIQLFKEKGNYSQLETERQKSNAVAMKLGASLEIAAES, from the exons ATGGCTAGCTTTTCAGGAACCACACAGAAGTGCATGGCTTGTGACAAGACCGTTTATCTTGTCGATAAGCTTACCGCCGATAATAGGGTCTTCCATAAGGCTTGCTTCCGATGCTACCATTGCAAGGGCACTCTCAAG CTTAGCAACTACTGTTCGTTCGAGGGAGTGTTGTACTGCAGGCCTCACTATGATCAACTCTTCAAGAGAACTGGCAGCCTTGACAAAAGCTTCGAAG GAACTCCGAAAATCGTGAAGGTAGAAAAACCCACCGACAACGAG AAAGCGAGTGCGAAGTCAAACCTATTTGCTGGAACCCGAGACAAATGTGCAGGGTGTACGAAGACGGTTTATCCCCTTGAAAAGGTAACGGTGAACGGGACGGCGTACCATAAGAGCTGCTTCAAGTGCAGCCATGGAGGGTGCACAATAAGCCCATCAAACTACATAGCACATGAGGGGAAGCTATACTGCAAGCACCACCACATTCAACTGTTCAAGGAGAAGGGCAATTACAGCCAGCTTGAAACTGAGCGCCAAAAGAGCAATGCAGTGGCAATGAAATTAGGTGCTTCACTGGAAATTGCAGCTGAATCATAG
- the LOC111792596 gene encoding cysteine-rich and transmembrane domain-containing protein WIH2-like, giving the protein MSYFNQPPPPVGVPPPQGYPPEGYPKDAYPPPGHPPPAGYPPAGYPQAGYPPPAYGPAYGQPPPQYQQQRQEVGFLEGCVAALCCCFVLDACF; this is encoded by the exons atgagttaCTTCAACCAGCCTCCGCCTCCCGTCGGCGTTCCTCCGCCGCAAG GTTATCCGCCTGAAGGTTATCCGAAGGACGCTTATCCGCCTCCAGGACATCCGCCGCCGGCTGGTTATCCTCCTGCTGGTTATCCACAGGCAGGATATCCGCCTCCGGCTTATGGACCGGCGTACGGTCAACCTCCGCCTCAATATCAACAACAACGGCAAGAAGTTGGATTCCTCGAAGGCTG TGTGGCTGCTCTTTGCTGTTGCTTCGTGTTGGATGCTTGCTTTTAA